ACGCTTGGCGACAATGGCAAGCTGCTGCGCGCCCGCAAGGATGTCGCCAGCAGCATGGCCTGGCGTGAGGGCAAGCTCATCTTTTCCAGCCAGCCGCTGCGCGAGGTTCTGGATATTCTCTCGCAATATCGCCGAGGCCGCATCGTCATCCTCGATGAGGCGGCGGCAAAACAGCGCGTATCCGGCATCTTCGACCTGAAGGATACCGATCAGGCACTCACCATTCTCGAAGAAAGCCTTCCCGTCTCGGTGTCGCGGCTTTCGGACATGCTGGTTTTTGTCCGCTCGCGATAAAACGTAATTTTTTGCGGCTCCGACGTCAGGAGGCGGGCTGCCTTTTCACTCTAGTCAATCAGCACCCGTTTTGGCGGGTGGCATGAGATCACGAGTGAGAGGGAATGACATGAATTTGGGCAAGCAGGCACGCGGTTGGTTCTGGCTGACGACGACGGCGATCATCGGGGGCATCGTTGCGGCAGGTCCCGGCGCCAGCGCCGCCAGAGCGCAGACACCGCCTGCCGCAAGCGGTGCGCCCGCAACGGTCACGGTCTCCATTCCCGCCGGACCGCTGGAAAACGCCCTCCTCACCTTCGGCCGTCAGGCCAATCTGCGCATGGTCTATCCGTCCGCCATCACCAAGGGGCGCAGCACGGTTGGCGTCAAGGGCACGCTCAGTGTCCCAGCCGCCGTCAGCGGGCTTCTGGCCGGATCGGGACTGAACTATACTCTGGCCGGCGGCAACACGGTCCGCATTTTCGATCCCGCCAGCCAGGCAGCGGAAAGCAGCGGCTCCGCCGCCGCCGGCACCACCCTGCTCGCCCCCATCACCGTGCAGGGCAATGGTCTCGAAGGCGCCAAGGGCATTCTGGAAAGCAAGGGCTATGTCGGCAAATCCGGCCGCACCGCCACCAAGACCGACACGCCAATTGCCGAAACCGCCCAGTCGATCACCACCGTCAGCCGCAAGCAGCTTGATGACCTGAAGCCGCAGAACCTCTCGGAAGCACTGAACTACACGCCCGGCGCGCGCATCGGCCAATATGGTGCGGAGCCGCGTTTCGATGCCTTCAAGGTGCGCGGCACCGATCTCAGCACCACCGGCATCTTCCGCGACGGGCTGCGGCAGGTCAGTAGCCAGAATGGCAGCGCCCGGCTGGAACCCTATGGCGTGGAAGCCGTCTCCATCCTGCGTGGCCCTGCCGCCTCCATCTATGGCGCAAGCAGCTCCGGCGGCATCGTCGACATCGTCTCGAAGCGCCCGACCGAAGAGACGCTGCGTGAGGTTGAACTTCAATATGGCTCCTTTGGTCGCGTGCAGGGCGCCTTCGATCTTTCCGGCGCCGTCAATGACGACAAGACCATGCTTTACCGCCTGACAGGTGTGGCCCGCGACAGCCGCAACGAAATCAGCACCATCAAGGACGACCGGCTGTTCATCGCGCCCGCCTTCACATTCCAGCCGGATGCCGGCACCAAACTGACGCTGCTTGGCGAATATATGGACAGCACCACCGGCGGCACCTGGGGCTACATCAACAAATATGGCGCGAGCGGCACTTCCATCGGTGCGACATCGGTTTATGGTGGCGATTCCCGTTTTAATGATTTCGAACAAAAACAATGGCGTATCGGCTATGAGTTCGAGCACGAAATTAACGACAACGTCACCTTCTACAGCAAGGCGCGGTATTCCGGGCTTTCGGCCGACCAGCAATGGGTCTTCGCCAATTATCCCGGCATCACCATCGAGGAGAATGAAGGCGTTTCCGCTGATAATTACCTGAAGACCGAATTCGAGACCGGCCCGGCAAAACACACGCTGCTGACCGGTATCGACTTCAGCCATATGTCCTACACCTCGAAACAGGGCAACGGCGCCAGCCCCTTCACCGACACCTTCACCTATGTGCCCGACGTATCGCTGATACTGAAGCAGCGGATGAACACGCTCGGCATCTATGCGCAGGACCAGGTCGAAATCGACCGCTGGCGCCTGACGGCCGGCATTCGTCACGACTGGCTGGATACCGAATATCAGGCCCAGACCGTCGGAGACGCAACGGCCCCCACCTATGACGGCGATAAAACCAAGACGACCGGCCGCGCCAGCCTCGGTTATGTCTTTGACAGCGGCGTGATGCCCTATGTCAGCTACGGCACCTCCTTCGTCGCCAATCCCGGCGTCATCATCACCACGGGAACGGTTACGGGCCAGGCGCAGCCGACGGTCGGCAAGCAATATGAGCTCGGCGTCAAATACGCCCTGCCGCAATATAACGCCCTGCTGAGCGCCGCCTTCTTCAATCTCGATCAGGACAATGCGACGGTCTATGAGACCTCGTCTGGCATCAACCTGCTGCGCCAGCTCGACCTGCGCTCGCGCGGCGTGGAACTCGAAGCCACGGCCTCGCTCGACAATGGCTGGAGCCTCATCGGCTCCTATTCCTATAACGACGTTGAAATCACCAAACTGACGTCGGAAACGGTGGGCAAGCAGCTCAATTCCTCCCCCTATCACACCTTCTCGCTCTGGGCCGATTACGAGTTCCAGGATGGCGCGCTCGAAGGCCTCGGCATCGGCGCGGGCCTGCGTTATGTCGGATCGAGCTTCGGCGACAACCAGCACACGCCCATTCTCGACAATGAGGCCCGCACCTTCGTCGATGCCTCGCTGCGCTACGATCTCGGCAAGGCCCTGCCTTCGCTGGAAGGCGTGAAGCTGCAGATCAATGCCACCAACCTTCTCGATGAGGTCAAGCAGGTGTGCACCACGGGCTTCTGCTATTATGACGAAGGCCGCAAGATCGTCGGCAGCATCCGGTATCGTTTCTGATGCTGCAGAAGAACCCCGTCGCAACAAAGCCGTCGCCGGCCGCCGTCTTCGTGGCAGTCGGGGGGCTCTATGTCGGCCAGAGCGTGATTGGCGGGCTGACCTTTCTCGGCCTGCCGGCGGTGCTCAGAACCGCCGGGCTGCCGCTGGACCAGATCGGCCTGCTTTATCTCGTCGTTCTGCCCTGGGCGTTGAAATTCCTGTGGTCGCCGCATGTGGAGCGTTACCGCCTGCCGCCGGTCGGCAGGAACCGCTCGCGGGTCATCGTCGGCGCTGGCATCACCGCCTGCGCCTGCGGCCTCGCTGTTCTTGCTTTCACCGGCCCGTCGCCGGTTTCCGTCGCAATCGCCATCCTGTCGGTAATCGCGCTGGTGACGGCGACAGTCGACATCGCCTGCGACGGCTATGCGGTCGAAACGCTGGCGGAAGAG
The DNA window shown above is from Agrobacterium tumefaciens and carries:
- a CDS encoding TonB-dependent siderophore receptor — protein: MNLGKQARGWFWLTTTAIIGGIVAAGPGASAARAQTPPAASGAPATVTVSIPAGPLENALLTFGRQANLRMVYPSAITKGRSTVGVKGTLSVPAAVSGLLAGSGLNYTLAGGNTVRIFDPASQAAESSGSAAAGTTLLAPITVQGNGLEGAKGILESKGYVGKSGRTATKTDTPIAETAQSITTVSRKQLDDLKPQNLSEALNYTPGARIGQYGAEPRFDAFKVRGTDLSTTGIFRDGLRQVSSQNGSARLEPYGVEAVSILRGPAASIYGASSSGGIVDIVSKRPTEETLREVELQYGSFGRVQGAFDLSGAVNDDKTMLYRLTGVARDSRNEISTIKDDRLFIAPAFTFQPDAGTKLTLLGEYMDSTTGGTWGYINKYGASGTSIGATSVYGGDSRFNDFEQKQWRIGYEFEHEINDNVTFYSKARYSGLSADQQWVFANYPGITIEENEGVSADNYLKTEFETGPAKHTLLTGIDFSHMSYTSKQGNGASPFTDTFTYVPDVSLILKQRMNTLGIYAQDQVEIDRWRLTAGIRHDWLDTEYQAQTVGDATAPTYDGDKTKTTGRASLGYVFDSGVMPYVSYGTSFVANPGVIITTGTVTGQAQPTVGKQYELGVKYALPQYNALLSAAFFNLDQDNATVYETSSGINLLRQLDLRSRGVELEATASLDNGWSLIGSYSYNDVEITKLTSETVGKQLNSSPYHTFSLWADYEFQDGALEGLGIGAGLRYVGSSFGDNQHTPILDNEARTFVDASLRYDLGKALPSLEGVKLQINATNLLDEVKQVCTTGFCYYDEGRKIVGSIRYRF